One genomic region from Rothia dentocariosa ATCC 17931 encodes:
- the rsmI gene encoding 16S rRNA (cytidine(1402)-2'-O)-methyltransferase codes for MQPLASDEREEGILILGGTPIGNLSDASDRLRQALATADVIAVEDTRKLRTLTSGLGVHTTGRIIVNHDHNEAERSAQLVQAVSDGNTVLLLSDAGMPTISDPGYVAASAVADADLPATVIPGPSAALTALALSGLPTGRFTFEGFLARKGSERTRRLNSLAAEERTMIFYESPHRVAATLTDFARVFGGERRAVVCRELTKLHEETLRGTLNELADWAHKTQVRGEIVIVVAGAEPPETPQAQDIVSLVLERVDAGERLKNACAAVAAETGASKRELYEATLAARNANV; via the coding sequence ATGCAGCCCCTAGCGTCTGATGAGCGTGAGGAAGGTATTCTCATTCTCGGCGGAACCCCTATCGGCAACCTCTCAGATGCCAGCGACCGGTTACGGCAGGCGCTCGCTACCGCTGATGTGATCGCCGTCGAAGATACTCGCAAGCTCCGCACCCTCACCTCCGGGTTGGGAGTGCACACTACGGGACGAATTATCGTAAATCACGATCATAACGAGGCGGAACGCAGCGCCCAGCTCGTGCAGGCGGTCAGCGACGGGAACACGGTTCTGCTGCTCTCGGATGCCGGTATGCCAACCATCTCAGACCCCGGCTATGTTGCCGCATCCGCCGTTGCCGACGCCGACCTGCCGGCGACCGTGATCCCCGGTCCCTCGGCGGCATTGACTGCGCTCGCGCTCTCGGGACTGCCCACCGGACGATTCACTTTTGAGGGGTTCTTGGCGCGTAAAGGCTCAGAACGTACAAGAAGGCTGAACTCCCTGGCGGCGGAAGAGCGCACCATGATTTTCTATGAATCGCCGCATCGTGTAGCCGCCACGCTCACAGATTTTGCCCGGGTCTTCGGGGGCGAACGGCGTGCCGTCGTATGCCGCGAACTCACCAAATTGCACGAAGAAACCCTGCGCGGCACCCTGAACGAACTCGCTGACTGGGCGCACAAAACCCAGGTACGCGGCGAAATCGTGATTGTGGTTGCTGGCGCCGAGCCTCCCGAAACTCCGCAGGCGCAAGATATCGTGAGCCTCGTCCTCGAACGGGTGGATGCGGGGGAACGCCTCAAAAATGCGTGCGCCGCAGTCGCCGCCGAAACGGGTGCCTCCAAACGAGAACTCTATGAAGCCACCCTCGCCGCTCGAAATGCCAACGTCTAA
- a CDS encoding TatD family hydrolase: MCHSHSEQTEITQEYLDSLAALAHYKMPSEEELTASVLPHGWQIEEGQTPAPYRAELYRDETGGGIAQEPSGEGTRRRSTKGGDGRSRNLVFPPAPEPLPYAIVDNHTHMDLLDGEVEITARDALDTGEKLGIGAIVQVGCDIPSSLYAVAAARADRRVLAAVAVHPNTAPELESAGTLDEALETLDALAAEPRVRAIGETGLDYFRTAEEGVEAQQRSFREHIRLAKKHDLALQIHDRQAHDDVVRILLEEGAPERTVFHCYSGGVELARICNKQGWYMSFAGTVTFKNSKDIQESLRVARPELILAETDAPFLTPHPFRGRPNASYMTNYTVRFMAAHREQSLEDLCRIIRANSKRVYGSWGIEGF; this comes from the coding sequence GTGTGCCATAGCCACTCCGAGCAAACCGAAATCACGCAGGAGTATTTAGACTCCCTTGCAGCCTTGGCACACTATAAGATGCCAAGCGAAGAAGAACTGACGGCGAGCGTGCTTCCGCATGGCTGGCAGATCGAAGAAGGGCAAACTCCCGCGCCCTACCGCGCCGAGCTTTATCGTGACGAGACCGGGGGAGGGATAGCGCAGGAACCTTCGGGCGAAGGCACCCGCCGCCGCTCCACGAAGGGCGGTGACGGACGGTCCCGCAACCTTGTGTTCCCGCCTGCACCCGAGCCCCTGCCTTACGCCATCGTCGATAACCACACCCATATGGATCTGCTTGATGGCGAAGTAGAGATTACTGCCCGGGACGCCCTCGACACCGGGGAAAAACTCGGCATAGGTGCCATTGTGCAGGTTGGCTGCGATATTCCCTCCTCGCTGTATGCGGTTGCCGCCGCCCGCGCCGACCGGCGGGTTTTGGCGGCGGTTGCCGTTCACCCCAACACCGCCCCCGAACTGGAATCCGCCGGTACCCTCGATGAGGCTCTGGAGACCTTGGATGCGCTTGCCGCCGAACCGCGTGTGCGAGCTATCGGCGAGACCGGGCTCGACTATTTTCGCACCGCGGAGGAAGGTGTTGAAGCTCAGCAGCGCAGCTTTCGCGAGCATATTCGCCTAGCGAAGAAGCACGATCTGGCGCTTCAGATTCATGACCGGCAGGCGCACGATGATGTAGTGCGCATCCTCCTTGAGGAGGGCGCCCCCGAGCGTACTGTATTTCACTGCTACTCGGGCGGTGTTGAGCTGGCGCGCATCTGTAATAAGCAGGGCTGGTACATGAGCTTCGCCGGAACCGTGACCTTCAAAAACTCGAAGGATATTCAGGAGTCGTTGCGTGTGGCACGCCCTGAGCTGATTCTTGCCGAGACGGATGCGCCTTTTTTGACCCCGCACCCGTTTAGGGGTCGCCCGAATGCCTCTTACATGACGAACTATACGGTGCGGTTCATGGCGGCGCACCGCGAGCAGAGCCTAGAGGATCTGTGCCGAATTATCCGCGCGAACTCGAAGCGTGTGTACGGCAGCTGGGGAATTGAGGGGTTCTAG